In Cydia pomonella isolate Wapato2018A chromosome 12, ilCydPomo1, whole genome shotgun sequence, the sequence TCTGCAGCAGTGCAATTCTACTCAGTTGGTTGGTGGTCACATTTGATGGGTTTTAGGCAACCGTTAACTAGGCGGCAGGACTCGTTGAGAGCTATGTCAACCTGGCCAGTGTGTGAAGAATTTTTCCAGACTGGGCATGCATATTCTCCAGTGGAGAAGCTGAGAGTGAGAGCCGTAAGAGCCGTTGTGCGTAGGGTATGTGGGGTGCCACCCATGGTACTGGTGATATGGTGTAAGATGTTGTTCCTAGCCACTACTTTCTGTTTGGTATTGAGGCAGTGAGCTTTGTAGGTCAGTGACCGGTCAGCGTCACCTCTAGGTAATTAGGGGTGGCAGTGTGTTCTAGCCGGCTGCCTTCCCAAACGATATTCAGCTGTCTGGTGGCCTGGCTGTTTCTTAGGTGGAAGACACAAACCTGTGTTTTCGATAGGTTCAGTTTAAGCTGattttctttataattataatttaacaacaCTTTAACTCCCCAAAACCTGCCAGATAGGTAGAATTATAGTCTGTTCTTTTaatccgtagactaaaatgacaaccacaaatgtcaaacgaaAAAATTATGTGACCAGCTTTaaacaaatagtgctgatctttgatttcagtttgtgaataaccgataaatattaaattaattttagttcaaaataaacaattaatgaaatctactcactacatgataggaagtaaacaataaataaaatctactcactactaatccactcaaacatttaaaaattgcattatgagcttcgaggtgactgttaatcttacaataaaatcgcttttaaatattagaaatattgtgtttacaaatatttctaatatacAGACAGAGAGAATATTTTAGACctggatacaaactttctaaatgcctcaaaatggtgttacatgcctatataagtaactcccaatagtttattttcggttagtaccggttgtagcacatcactatttataagacgtaaaaaaccagcaacacatgaaatgtcattttagtctatgggataaaaaatagACTATAGTATTGAAGAACAAGTGGAAATAAAACAACTTTTACTAAAGTAATGAATGTAGCTAagtatattaacatttttaaattattgaatggagtaaaaataatttgtttgtaaGCACAAACACAGGAAGATAACATTATACAAAACAGAACAATAAAGGAGGAGAAAGTGCCACAAAATGGTCATGATGCTGGCAAcctgtactgattttcttttattgttattgtttttaatcagagattgtattatgtaataaaattgcAGAAAGGTAACTCTGAACTTTACACTTGCAATAGCTGGAGTTGGTCCACTCATTCATGAttccttactttatatacatttatCACAAATAACTACTATTCTTAATACATTTAGAGCCAGCGAGTGCTATGCACTACAAACTTAGCTGATAACATACAAAATCCCGTTTAAAAACAGTGACAATGAACAGAGAACCTGACTATCGGGTCACTGGCATTGAATGTATAAAGCAAACATAAGAAAAATCCAGGGTTCTCTTCATTATTAATTGAGGTTCCTGCACTCTCCTTCCTTGCACCTTGCACTCACTAGGTGGGAGCTCTTTGATAATGAAATATGAAtaagtagaaaaaatatcttaCCTCTTGAAATAAATGTGATGTAGAAACATCATCTAATTTACTCTTATCTATGACTTTTACGGCAACTTTTTCTCCAGTGAAGACATGCCGAGCCAGCTTGACCACAGCAAAATGCCCAGAACCCAGGGTATCCAGGAGGTCATACAACCCAGCAATTTTGGTCTCATATGGACCTCCTGCCATACCCACTCCACCTCCAGCGCCTCCTCCGTTGTTATTCATTTTATCTCTTAAACAAACATACACATTAGAATTCAGTTTGAGTATGACATCCtttttagtataaaaacaaACCAACTAGATAGTGTCAAAAGGAGTTTATAATCTAAAAtcagaataataaaattatgaattttaagtacctaatactTTCTAGTAGTTATTTAAATGAACAAAATTCACCCATTAAATGAAAACATCAATGATGATCAAATATGCTAAGTGACAATGgtgaaaaaatttcaaattctgattgcaataaaatacacataaatatttacataataggtaCGGTTATACTGTTGTTGATAAGTTCatgtttatcaaaaaaatatgggGGATGAAGGCAGGCATTAGACTCATGACCTAGTTTATGATATTACTAATGTATTTGGCATACAATTCGACACATACTGTATAATGTAGTACATATATAAGTGCCATgctaatattaaaatacttgcTTACCTACGTggagaattttattattttataataagcaGAGAAAACCAACACTATAGGGTATAATCCCCATCAACTTCCTTCACGTGTCATAGTTGATAATTTCAGAGCCACActaacataatttgaaatagtaaTTAGTATTTGAAACAACAAAATCgcattatttagttataaaattgtaatatcgAACGTAAGTAAAAATTGATTGAAGTCACAATTTCGCCATTTCACAAAACCAGTTCAGAAACGCTGGCACTAGTCGTACTATGCTATTCTTGGCTTCGTTTGGGACTCTAGCCGGCAGATTTTTGAACGTTTTAACCTTTATGTACACTCCGTAATTGGAGCAGGAAAGTTCATGGAAATTTAGGCTATTATTTTACGGCCATTCACTAAAATATGCACCCATTAAACATTGAACACTATAATACatgaaatatataatacataatgaACCTATTTCTAATCATTTAGGAATTACGGAAGCTTGATGACGTAAATTTAATAGTGTATAACGGCCTGAGTACAaagttaaactttattaaatttagcTGTAGCAACAATTTTGTAATCACTGCGTGAaggcatagacatacaatataaccgTGAAGGTGTACACATGGAGATATAAAGTGGAGCAAACTCTAACTGTTTTTGTTatagtaaattgaaccttatcactgaGGCAGAAAAGTGTTCttaccagactagagaaaacggtcccCTTGAGATAGCAAAAGTAGGGCGCGGTGTCACTCGCACATAttgccaatgttaaaaacataccattgtggtagtatttatatcaatatactagTGAAATTAAAGACtttcttatactattttagtgttatatacagagtgcggttctcaaatcatttaagtaatttgtaaataattatgatgtcaatattattaactgaaTAAACCAAACATGTGCGAGTGcgagtagttcgaaaaactcgcgtggctagaagatgttgatgtcaactttagacAGTCTTcttcgagaccacggggacaacgccgtcctcggaACGTCGGACGTAAACATAAAACtgaatacgcgattaagtcccgtttatatTAGTTAATCATTTATACATGGAGATATAAAGGagtaagagtgacagagaaagatgctcgcaatttgcgaacttcggagTTCGCGGTAGCCTCGACTCTAACAAACTCCATAATAGTATCGTAAGAAAAAGATAATATGTTTCTCTCTAATATCTATTACGCTCCATTGAGAAGCGCCTTggttaaaaactataataaacggGCGGAGCGCACCGTGACCCTGGTCCTGTCAGCATATCTGGCTCTCTCTCCCTCTTACTCATACCTGTATTCTTGACAGAAGTTACGGCGTACCACCTTCCTCACGATCGATCATGGTGGCGGTCCGGTACGCCTATCAGTAACAGCTTTTaggacgactaaattaagtaagattttgtgaagcgttttacagaagagaataaactatatccatcccttttcaggggccataatactagcacagcaaaaagacagtaagattctctctgactatgcacgaatgagaaaagatcttggccaaactatatattccacgtcatcctaatatcccagatacatataactcatggtcaccctaattagaaagagatgcaacggcccaccctgacttctcatgtggacacactttttttggCCAATGTACCCTATCCGGTTAATCTTATAAGTCCGTGGGTTTACATaatgtaattttgacatttctcACTGACATAACATGACACTACTGACTATAGTGACTATAACAACGGCGCTATCCTTTTTTCTCAATCCGGCGGACTGAATATATTTAACTGATTATAATAAATACCAATCATTACTAGTAGTAAACTATTCAGTATGGTGCTGGGTCACAATGTATATCAGGGACAGAGAACGCAGGATGTAAAAATAACTCAGGATATAACATTCGAAACAATGCTTTTGAGTAACACTACTTTGGAAGGTTTAAAAAGCTCTGGATTCCATAAGCCTTCTCCTATCCAGTTACATGGCATACCTTTAGGGAAATGTGGATTTGGTAAGTACACTCTAGGCAGGATTTCACTCAAAAAGaacctttttattattatttatatatagctAAACTTTTGCAGTCCCTTCTAACAACCCTATTATTTTCAGATTTATTATTAGAAGCTAAATCAGGTACAGGAAAAACTGTTGTATTTACAGTAATAGCtctggaaaaaataaatataaataatggccTGCAAGCAGTAATTCTGGCACCAACCAGAGAAATTGCTGCACAAATTTGTGATGTGATTAAGCAAATCGGAGGACAATACACAGGTAAAGTATTCTATATGATGAGTTAGGTCATTTGAGATATGGTGGTTCATGTGATAAcattatatgaataaaattgaGTTAGAGAGTGAATTTGCCATGTTTTTGTGTTATCctgttataaattattaagtacGATTTTTGAATTCATAAGTTCTCAACTTGGTTTTggtgaaaataattatattaagcataATAGTATTATTTGCTGTCATTCAATATAGATTGTTCGCAACTATCTTCTTGATTCCCAGATATTTAGTATGTGAAGAAAATTGCTTGGCTTAAATACCTGTCtgtttaaaaatagataataagcaatacaatattatattacttCATAAAGTAACATCCACAACTAGAAtctataacaaaaaatgtatGTTGTTGTCTTAAAGGTCTTACAATTGAAGTTGTTATGGGTGGCCTACCGGTGAAGGAAGACATCATGAAATTCAAAAAGAAAGTGCACATAGTAGTTGGCAGCCCTGGAAGACTGCATCACCTTATCAGAGAGAACCACATTGATGTATCCACAGTAAGACTTTTAGTTTTGGATGAAGCAGATAAACTAATGGAAAAAAGTTTCAGGGCAGACattgaatatatattttctgcTTTACCACTACAGAAGCAAATTATTTTCAGCAGTGCTACATTCCCAGAAGAGTCTAAAGCTTTCATTAATGAATATGTCCAGGTTTCTCAGCATGTTTGCCCAGACAGTAATAGTGTTCTATTGGGAATTTCACAGAAAGTGACCACAGtcaaacataatataaatattattaaacaaacaCAACATAGGTTTGAAGAACTCCTTAACATATTATCAAAGAGAGAGTTCAAACAATGTCTGATCTTCTGCAACTACCAAGCTAGAGTAACAGATGTATACAAAATGTTGAAGAAGGCTAAATGGCCTGCAGAGAAGTTGTATGGCCAACAAGAGCAGTTGGACCGCTTAGAAGCATTAAAAACTTTACAGGAATATAAATGCAGGATACTGATAGCAACAGATCTAGCAGCCAGGGGCATTGACTCTTCTCATGTAGACCTAGTTGTTAACTTTGAGATGCCTCATGATTGGCAGACTTACTTGCACAGGATAGGCAGAGCTGGGAGATTTGGAGCATATGGCCTAGCTGTCACTATTATCAGTCACCAAGAAGAAACAAAATTCAAACAGTTATTAGATTCTATGCATTTCCAATTAGACATAAGGAACTTTTGGAATGATGAAGAATTTCAATATAATGATGATTCTAAGACACCCATAGGCAAACCTTTAGAACACACCATGAGCTTGTTGAATATAGATGATGATGAAACACCCAATGAGGATAGCTATAGTGAAATATGGAATACATTAGTAGGTGAAACAATATGTAATGATAATGCCATAGAAACTTTTGATATGTTATGCTCATCATTTAtggaaacaaaatataaaactgaAACATTTACAGCCCTGTTagattcatttaaaaataatgaagatgAATGCATTGAAGATATTAATGAATACCAATGTCTTGCTCAGAAAATCTCAATAgcaaaatataaacaacatagaaaacaaaataactgTCACAACTATGTAAAGACAGAATTGGAATTTGATGCAACTTCATCAGAAGAAATAACTCAAGATTATATAGAACCTAAATTTGAAATAACTAAAAGGATATCAAATGGCACAaataataagaacaaaaaatttGAAACCTCACAAAAAATATCACACACCAAAAATTCCATACATGTCTATTCAGAAGAAATACAATTTGAAAGCTCGCAAAGCAAAGCAAGCCCCAAAAGTGATAGATATGTAACTTCAAGAGAGAATTCACAAAGAAAATCTTACACCAATAATGAACAGTATGTTTCATCTGAAGAAAGTGATGACAATGGATATAATACAGCATCATATGATTTTAAAAAGTCTCAATGTAATTCTGCGAATattgaaaacaatacacaacacACTCGAAATAACAAACGTTCATACAACCCAAGAAGACACAATGAACACCTATATCAACTAAATGAAGAGTATGTTCAATGGTACAACGCTTTAAAATTAAGAACACAGCAAATTGAAATGGCTGTATATCTGCATGAAATGTCGCAATTGTAATGTATTCGAAAATCTACCCTGATCTACCtaagtatatttataattataagtaaaacAGCTATATTTGAAaagatttctttattaattacaatttgaataacgtttttttgttttaataaaaataaataaatacatcaaaaCACATCACACTTAATAATAAATGCAAATGAAGCCTAGACGTAATATTTATAATGGTTGTTTGATATTAACACAGAATATTCTTACTTTTATTTCACTACATTAAGTTcgcaaataaaattataaaaagttctGTGTAAAAAGATGTATTTACTgccaaaaatagtaaaatacaataaaaactggGGGTCTCAATCTTACAGAAAACCTAGGGGCCATTAAAATTTCCTTAcgtgcctctctatcgctcttgcatattcgaatgATAGAGAGGTAATGAGCAAAAAATCATCCCGGTAGACCCGCCCCTCTAAAAACTAAGCTAACCTAATAAATCAAGTCACAATCACAAACCCATCATCGTCAACTCTGACTTCtgaaaccttattgcaacgagaTATAGTCTATAATCAATAGATCACTTGTCAGTTAAGAACACATTTTTTAACCTGAAGTcattatgtcacttatttacCTTCATGTTTTTGACCGTGACCATACTATCGAAACGGTTGCCTTTGTGTGTTTGTACGCTGCAAAAACTACTCACGGTTTTATGGCACTAATAAAATGGCTAATTATGCTGACACATTTTTTGCCAAGTGAAAATCCCGCTCCTATACTAATAACTTGTTGTCTACTCTGCTCTGAAATacttagttatttgttttacaagggggcaaagttgttgtttaaccgctcgtgctaatattgataaatcaaaaaaactttgcctccgagtgaaacacaatttttttcaccacaccaacgcgaggaaactactaactatgatataccgaaaaaaaaattaaagcaaatccaaataaacgtaataaaaaaatatcattcaaaatcatcattaaaaggtcaattctactagctaatataaggaaacaactcaaaagtTGCacctgattactttgccccacatgtgtataaaatgcaactttctcattagtttttgaacaatcaagagggctttTACCAGTTGTTGTGGTGAAAAAACTATTTTCTTTGTAATCATAATCTGTTCTCACGATAAGTAAATAAAGATGAGCATGTTACTTAGAATATctagaatattaaatttattgttattggcAACATGAATAATTCTTATGGACAAATATCTacataacaatatatttatgacgcattatttcatttaaattattcacatatacaatataaatagttgAAGATCACATTCTGGATTGTAGAAAAACGAGCTTTTGTAAATATGGAAAACCACTTTTTATAATAAGCCTTTGTTTCACCGTCTGTGCATTACATAAGTTTTGGTACTTTATGTTTGCGTTATCTAAATAAACTGTTGCTACGGCTATTTCTGCGGGGCTACCTCGAAGAGCataatttcgttatctgcttctctatcactcttgcatacgTGAACGATAGAGGCAGGTAAGGAAATTTCGGATTTCGCGGTAGGTCTTCTGGTCTCATCCATCATAAAACCAAATCGtagttacaataaaattaaattgtcgCCATAATACTAGATTAAGTCaggttaaagtaaaaaaaaaaacatgtaaaaaatatacatgatTGCATGAAATACTCTTACATGTCTAAATAAAACTTACAATTAGACACATCAAAAACAAAGccacaagataaataaatattcaatactCATTTACAATACAACACCTGTATAAATCtatcattaaaaatactttGGTACATAACATATACAACATAAATTCAGTAAGTATTATGCCGTGGAACTACATTTtgaaccgacttcaaaaaaagagaATGTTCTAAATTCGCCGGAATCTTTTACTGACTTGGTTACTGAACACTGACTTGGAGAGCATCTTAGATTGGAGTAagcgttacggtctcaaggtaaaccCTACTAAAACTCAGGTTATGGTAGTAGGTAGCTCAAAGCTTACTGCCCGGATTGATTTTGGCTCTCTACCTGCCATTGTGTTTGACGGTATTCAGATTCCCTTCTCTCTCCAGGTAAGGAATCTCGGTGTCATGATGGACCAGAGTCTCTCTTGGGCACCTCAGGTGAGTGAGGTTAGTAGGAGGATGTTTGCTGCAATTGCATCGCTCCGCAGACTTCGAAATTTCTTGCCTtacgccactaaaattgcgctagctcaatctctcttactgcccatattagattatgctgacatttgctatcttgaccttacgcaggatcagctgaataagcttgagcgcctccagaatctctgtataaggtttatatttggcttgcgcaaatatgaccatgtgtctcagtttcgttctcagctcaagtggcttcctattcgtcttcgccgtgactctcatgttcttgccctcctttatggcattctctttaaccccgctacaccaccttatctcaaagagcgtttcaagtatctctcttctatcagatgttctcagactcatattctttctcctcccttatctacttcaaaattttataatagctcttttaccttccgggctgttcggttatggaatgctctgccagtagaattaagattagctaaatctctccccattttcaaaaatcagctgaaactatactttctatctctatcttaagttgccatttatatattgtatatgtgtaagtataaatatatatatatatatatatattgtattatattatattgtatatttattagtatattaggtattgttttaatacttatataagtagtatgtgtgtttgtatttaagtctccatatttagctccttgcactacctgttgacttttgtatgagttcgaaatttcctgctacctaaaggttgtctggaagagatcgctttttagcgataagaccgcctgttgttacctggttctattttccattaaaattcatttgtagttttacatgtatgtaaaatgtataattgttggtgcaataaagaatatttacttacttacttacttacttttgttTACTATGAAGTGACGGATAGTAGATAAACGAGAACTTGACGGTGCCTATTACCAGTCAGAAAATAGCGaaataacaacaaaacaacaataTTTGACACGAACAAATAAATAGGTCCTAGATTCGGATATTACAAGTAGCAACTACTTAATCCTTCTTTTCATGAGTGtctgaaacaaaaatatacatcatcagttattattatttaactacatctacatgtttgatttttaaatG encodes:
- the LOC133523490 gene encoding probable ATP-dependent RNA helicase DDX20 codes for the protein MVLGHNVYQGQRTQDVKITQDITFETMLLSNTTLEGLKSSGFHKPSPIQLHGIPLGKCGFDLLLEAKSGTGKTVVFTVIALEKININNGLQAVILAPTREIAAQICDVIKQIGGQYTGLTIEVVMGGLPVKEDIMKFKKKVHIVVGSPGRLHHLIRENHIDVSTVRLLVLDEADKLMEKSFRADIEYIFSALPLQKQIIFSSATFPEESKAFINEYVQVSQHVCPDSNSVLLGISQKVTTVKHNINIIKQTQHRFEELLNILSKREFKQCLIFCNYQARVTDVYKMLKKAKWPAEKLYGQQEQLDRLEALKTLQEYKCRILIATDLAARGIDSSHVDLVVNFEMPHDWQTYLHRIGRAGRFGAYGLAVTIISHQEETKFKQLLDSMHFQLDIRNFWNDEEFQYNDDSKTPIGKPLEHTMSLLNIDDDETPNEDSYSEIWNTLVGETICNDNAIETFDMLCSSFMETKYKTETFTALLDSFKNNEDECIEDINEYQCLAQKISIAKYKQHRKQNNCHNYVKTELEFDATSSEEITQDYIEPKFEITKRISNGTNNKNKKFETSQKISHTKNSIHVYSEEIQFESSQSKASPKSDRYVTSRENSQRKSYTNNEQYVSSEESDDNGYNTASYDFKKSQCNSANIENNTQHTRNNKRSYNPRRHNEHLYQLNEEYVQWYNALKLRTQQIEMAVYLHEMSQL